CTCAAAACAAGCGTTCTAAACCATGAAATCACTTCATCCATATTTTAATTATTGTATAAAAGCTGTCAAAATTTTGACAGCTTTTATTATTTTTCTTGAAAATTTCGGATTCTTAATGTCATTCTGATCGTAACGAAGTGAAGTGAAGAATCTTTTTATACGCTGAGATTCTTCCTTCGTCAGAAATCAAAGATTCGGCGTAGCCAATGACAAACTATAGTTTAAACTTTATGAAAATGTTTCGGAAATGCATCTTCAGGTTTCATTTTTAAAACATTTAATAATGTCCACGATTTTAAAAAACCATATCCATAAGAAAACATTTGAATATACGTTGAAATCACCGCCATTGCGCCAATTGCTATATTTTTAGTAACAATGGTAGCATGAATTAAAACCATGAAAGTGTACAACCCGAAAAGAGAAAGGATAAAACCTTTTCCTAACATAAAATATTCAATAAATCCTAAAACGTAACCTAACAAAAACAAAGTTGGAAATGCGAAAGAAATTTTCACGTAATCAGGATGTCTTTGATTAAGGATCGGTCTTGCACAACCAAACTGATAGACCTGTTTTGAAAACTTTCCAAAGTCTACTCTTCGTTTGTGATACACTGCAATAGTATCAAAAAAAGCAGTGGTAAAACCATTTTCCCAAAGCGTCATTGAAAGATCCGGATCTTCACCAATTCTCATCTCCGAAAAACCACCTACTTTTTCAAAAACCTCTTTTTTCACGCCCATATTGAAACTTCTCGGCTGAAATTTTGAAACCGCTTTTTTATTTCCTCTGATTCCGCCAGTTGTAAAAACAGAAGTCATAGAATAGGAAATCGCTTTCTGCATCAGATTAAAACCTTTATGCGCTTTATCGGCTCCACCAAAAGCATCGCAAGGAATTGTAAGAATATCTTTTTTAATATTTTCAATATAATCTTTCTCTACAATCACATCACTGTCTACAAAAACCAACCAATCATTTGAAGCTCTTTTTGCGCCGTAATTTCTCGATAAACCAGGTCCTGAATTGGTTTTTTTGAAATATTTTATATTTAAAATTTCTTCGAATTGATGGATTGTCAGTTGTAAATCAATCAAAGAACCATCATCAACGATAATCACCTCAAAGTCTTTATCAGTCTGAGAATTGAGTGAATTTAATAGCTCGAAAAGTTCATCTTTTCGGTTGAAAATAGCAACAACGATGGAAATAGTAGGTTTCAAATTGAAAATTTTTCAAAATTAACCATTTTGCGAGACAGTTTGCAAATGTAGAATTGAATTGTTTGTTAAAAATAAAAAATAGTTACTTTTATAAAAAAATTTCATGTCAGATTTCCGACTAAAAGTTTTTCTGGAAGTAAAAAAACATCTGAATTTCTCTAAAGCTTCTGAAGCTTTATTCATCACGCAACCTGCAGTGAGTAAACACATCAAAACTTTGGAAGATGAGTTGGGAGTTCAGCTTTTTGAACGAACCAAACAAGGCGTGAAATTAACTTTGGAAGGCGAAAAATATTCGGCTTTTGCAGAAGAGATTATGAATCTTTACGAAGAAGGAAAGTTCGTCATGAATCAGGTTAAAAACAAATATGACGGAACCCTTAAAATCGGAGCAAGTACAACCATTGCACAATATATTCTTCCAAAAATTCTTGCACAATTTGCTTCTCAACATCAAGGAATCGAGATTACTTTATTCAACAATAATACAGAAGAAATTGAGAATTTACTGATTCAGAAAAAAATTGATTTAGGATTTATTGAAGGAATTTCCGGAAAATCTCAGCTGAAATATGCCGAAATTGGAAAAGATGAATTGGTGTGTACCGTAAATGCAAATCATCCTTTAGCCAAAAGAAACAGTTGTTCTGTTCATGATATTTTGCAGTTTCCATGGGTGTTTCGGGAGCAAGGTTCCGGAAGTTTGGATGTTTTGAATGTTTATTTAAAACAAATTGGAATTCACAGAAAAGACATTCAAACAGAAGCCTATCTTGGAAGTACCGAAAGCATAAAATCGTATTTAAAAGTATCAGATTGCATTGGTTTTGTTTCCGTTTATTCTATAACAGACGAAATTCTTGCCGGAAAACTAAAAATTTTAGATATCGACAACTTAGAAATGTTGCGTTCCTTCTATTCTGTAGAACTTCATGGTTCATTAAAAGATATTCCAAAACTGTTCTTAAACTTTTTAAACAATAACATAAAGTAATAATAGATAATATTTTATCATAAATGAATGTGATTTAGTTTTCTGAATTTTGTATAAAGAAATTCATCGTTATGATACAAAACATTTCACCTTCGCTCAGAAAATTTATTTTCTTTTTTGCTTTATTTATTTGCTTACTTCCATTTATAGATGCTCCTTTAGCATTGGTATTAGGATTTTTGGTTTCGTCAATTGTTCCGGATTCGTTTAAAAAATATCAGGGGAAACTCACTCATTTTCTATTACAATTTTCTGTGGTTGGTTTAGGATTCGGAATGAATATCCACGAAGCAATGAAAGCCGGGAAAGAAGGATTCGTATTTACAGTGGCATCCATATTTCTCACATTAAGTGCAGGAATTCTTATCGGAAAGTTTTTGAAAATACGAAAAAATACCTCTACCTTAATTTCTGCAGGTACTGCAATTTGTGGCGGAAGTGCAATTGCTGCAATTGCTCCGGTTATAAACGCTGACGAAAATGAAACTTCAGTTTCTTTGGCGACTATTTTTGCACTCAATTCTATTGCGTTATTTCTCTTTCCTGTTTTAGGACATCTTTTAAACATGGATCAGCATCAATTTGGACTTTGGTGTGCTGTGGCGATACATGATACGAGTTCGGTTGTTGGTGCTTCTTCAAAATTTGGGAATGAAGCTCTTAAAATTGCAACGACGGTAAAATTAGAACGCGCATTGTGGATTATTCCTATAAGTTTACTCTTTGCTTTTATTAATAAAAAGAATGGGACTGGTAAAATAAAAATCCCCTATTTCATTTTTTTGTTTGTATTGGCAATTGTAGCAAGTTCTTATATTCCTGCTGTGGAAGCTATTTCCGGAAACATCGTTTTTCTTGCTAAAAAAGGTTTAACCCTTACTTTATTTCTTATTGGTTCAAACATGAGCATCACTGCTTTAAAAGCTGTTGGAATTAAACCTTTAATCCAGGGTGTTTTGCTTTGGGCGCTTATTTCTGTGGGAAGTTTGTTGGTTATTTTGTGGATTTAAATATTTCTTATATGTCTATCATTTTTGATCATAATAAAAATTTTGACGCAAAGAGCGCAAAGATTTCTTTAAACAATTCACTGTTTTTAAGCTCGCAAAGGCGTTTGACTTCGTCTAATCTTCGATTTCACTTAACTAAGCATACAAAGACTTTTCTAATATGACAAAAAGTGCACAATAATAATTTCTTATTTAAATTTCTTTTAAAGAACATTTTAAATTAATTTGATTTATAAAATTTGTTACGCTGATTTTGCTGATTACGCAGATTTATTTTTGCATTTTCAAATCTTTAAAACTTATTGGAGGTCAAAAATTAATTAAAATTAGTATCTTAATTTTCTCTTAAAATGTTTACGCCAAAATGGAAGAAATTAAAATTTATATAGATTATATTGCCCGAATTATTGAAGTTATCGGGGTACTTACAATTTTCGCCGGAGCAGTAATCGCTTTAATAAAGTATTTATTTTCTATTCAAAGTACCAATCCCAGATCTTATAAAATACTAAAGCAAGAATTAGGAAAAGCAATTTTATTAGGTCTTGAGATTCTTGTTGCAGGAGATATTATCGCAACAGTAGTTACTGAACCCACAATTGATCGGCTTTTAGCTTTAGGATTAATTGTGCTCATCCGTACTTTTCTGAGCATTTCTATTCAGGTTGAAGTAGAGGGTAAATTTCCTTGGCAGAAAAAAGAAGAAATTTAAACTGTTTTGTAAAAGAAATAAAAGTATTTTCTAAAAGAAAATTCCTGATTGGTAATAAATGAATAGTACAAAAGAAATCACCAACAAAATTACCGAACCACTAAAAAAAATAAGTTTAAAAAGACTTTTAAAATAAAAAAGCCCAAGATGATAAAGTGAAAAAAACAGAATAAAAGAAATAGCAAAACCGATAAGAGTACAAATTAGTACACTTTGTATATAATTTTCTTCCGGAAAAGGATCTTTAAAAACAATAAAATAAAGAATGGAAGCGATCACAAGAAAGCTTCCACTCCATAATTCTGTTGTGTATTTTGATTTTTTTGAAGGCTTTTTAGAGCCTGCAGATTTTGAAGATGAATTTTTAGAAAAATCCAAAGTCAGTAAATCTACAAGCGCATCTAAGCCATCAAAAATATTAAAAGGCATATTCTTATTCTTCTTTATTCTCTAATTTATGAAGTTTTTTCGTTCCTTCATACATTTCATACTGTAAAAATCTGGTTTCCAGTTTTCCGTTGAAAAGTTTTATTTTTCTTGAAGGTCGAAGTCCGATTTTCTTTACCGCTTCCAGGTCTGAAGAAATCAACCAAGCCAAAGTATTTGGATAATGTGTTTTGAAAGTATCTCCTATTTTCTTGTAAAAATCATCATCATTAATAGAAATTCGCTCATCGTA
Above is a genomic segment from Chryseobacterium mulctrae containing:
- a CDS encoding YeiH family protein; translation: MIQNISPSLRKFIFFFALFICLLPFIDAPLALVLGFLVSSIVPDSFKKYQGKLTHFLLQFSVVGLGFGMNIHEAMKAGKEGFVFTVASIFLTLSAGILIGKFLKIRKNTSTLISAGTAICGGSAIAAIAPVINADENETSVSLATIFALNSIALFLFPVLGHLLNMDQHQFGLWCAVAIHDTSSVVGASSKFGNEALKIATTVKLERALWIIPISLLFAFINKKNGTGKIKIPYFIFLFVLAIVASSYIPAVEAISGNIVFLAKKGLTLTLFLIGSNMSITALKAVGIKPLIQGVLLWALISVGSLLVILWI
- a CDS encoding glycosyltransferase, whose protein sequence is MKPTISIVVAIFNRKDELFELLNSLNSQTDKDFEVIIVDDGSLIDLQLTIHQFEEILNIKYFKKTNSGPGLSRNYGAKRASNDWLVFVDSDVIVEKDYIENIKKDILTIPCDAFGGADKAHKGFNLMQKAISYSMTSVFTTGGIRGNKKAVSKFQPRSFNMGVKKEVFEKVGGFSEMRIGEDPDLSMTLWENGFTTAFFDTIAVYHKRRVDFGKFSKQVYQFGCARPILNQRHPDYVKISFAFPTLFLLGYVLGFIEYFMLGKGFILSLFGLYTFMVLIHATIVTKNIAIGAMAVISTYIQMFSYGYGFLKSWTLLNVLKMKPEDAFPKHFHKV
- a CDS encoding DUF1622 domain-containing protein — protein: MEEIKIYIDYIARIIEVIGVLTIFAGAVIALIKYLFSIQSTNPRSYKILKQELGKAILLGLEILVAGDIIATVVTEPTIDRLLALGLIVLIRTFLSISIQVEVEGKFPWQKKEEI
- a CDS encoding branched-chain amino acid ABC transporter substrate-binding protein, with the protein product MPFNIFDGLDALVDLLTLDFSKNSSSKSAGSKKPSKKSKYTTELWSGSFLVIASILYFIVFKDPFPEENYIQSVLICTLIGFAISFILFFSLYHLGLFYFKSLFKLIFFSGSVILLVISFVLFIYYQSGIFF
- a CDS encoding LysR family transcriptional regulator, producing the protein MSDFRLKVFLEVKKHLNFSKASEALFITQPAVSKHIKTLEDELGVQLFERTKQGVKLTLEGEKYSAFAEEIMNLYEEGKFVMNQVKNKYDGTLKIGASTTIAQYILPKILAQFASQHQGIEITLFNNNTEEIENLLIQKKIDLGFIEGISGKSQLKYAEIGKDELVCTVNANHPLAKRNSCSVHDILQFPWVFREQGSGSLDVLNVYLKQIGIHRKDIQTEAYLGSTESIKSYLKVSDCIGFVSVYSITDEILAGKLKILDIDNLEMLRSFYSVELHGSLKDIPKLFLNFLNNNIK